A single region of the Schistosoma mansoni, WGS project CABG00000000 data, supercontig 0138, strain Puerto Rico, whole genome shotgun sequence genome encodes:
- a CDS encoding DNA polymerase zeta catalytic subunit, putative — translation MSPGCLSIKIFSLDYYFSLPNDLLDIGYSKFARCYSHRIPVIRVYGTTHTGQKICANVHGVLPYIFIELPNVDSDLDDFVQSFVLSLEKSIRTKLSTPNVKDVIVFDASVVSGLEYLSPDSIPKCTSMELEVDISAWDILNRRDLQDNLSINPGLEAMWHEEKMRRASNRDIPSERLPEMPTSDELLPTKQSGVVDLSTSEMHYLTQWTNLLCDQHTSLEVEQDINYTGKFQLLLVSFPYQLA, via the exons ATGTCTCCAGGATGTTTATCAATAAAGATATTCTCTCTAGATTATTACTTCTCGTTGCCAAATGACTTACTGGACATAGGGTATTCTAAGTTTGCAAGATGTTATTCACATCGGATCCCGGTTATTCGAGTTTATGGCACAACACATACAG GCCAGAAAATATGTGCCAACGTACACGGGGTTTTGCCGTACATTTTCATTGAGCTGCCAAATGTAGATTCAGATCTTGATGATTTCGTCCAGTCATTTGTTCTCAGCCTTGAAAAATCCATTCGCACGAAACTTAGCACTCCTAATGTCAAAGACGTCATAGTTTTTGATGCTTCGGTGGTATCTGGTTT GGAATATCTATCACCAGACTCTATTCCAAAATGTACAAGTATGGAACTAGAAGTTGATATATCTGCTTGGGATATACTGAATCGTCGAGATCTGCAAG ataatttatCTATAAATCCTGGCCTAGAAGCTATGTGGCATGAAGAGAAAATGCGTCGTGCATCAAATCGTGACATTCCAAGTGAAAGACTACCTGAAATGCCTACTTCTGATGAATTATTACCAACTAAAC AGAGTGGTGTAGTTGATCTGTCAACAAGCGAAATGCATTATCTTACTCAATGGACTAATTTACTTTGTGATCAACATACATCTTTGGAAGTTGAACAAGATATAAACTATACAGGTAAATTTCAGCTATTACTTGTTTCTTTCCCATATCAGTTAGCCTAA
- a CDS encoding inhibitor of apoptosis protein,putative has translation MMSCFQNLSDALDDTFSATVQSEDELDYASATLVLAGLLQIHSRTPRYAFHQARLDSFPKVIHSKDSANDSTICRSKSPVPSPSELASAGFFHTGSGDETICPACGLGLRDWQATDQPEACHIAYSAAATAAIEMGSGDGHYRPPIPTIPCLYLIVHRLLVSEIPLARKSLVPVGQTQSVRGLPGVISRPVVHFTDQSSQNSSCEYPSLADRLYAIAHMMTASPAPQGWPVENARALGHSDDLIVLALWRLQAEAAGMGLACPPIKSIYIDPQATTELLKAILRVQEGYDISSKNNLEFYLDAFDEEEVHSAGETLSEGNEGDITAEDAETAALSRCRRYLRPPQQQQFSDSTSSPRSVESYGLQMKKIHLPRFYQFLVWWSHRWPATHNNNALK, from the exons ATGATGTCTTGTTTTCAGAACCTGTCAGACGCACTAGATGATACTTTTTCTGCAACTGTGCAGTCGGAAGATGAACTAGATTACGCATCTGCAACACTCGTCTTAG CTGGATTATTACAAATTCATTCCCGCACACCTCGTTATGCATTTCATCAGGCGCGGTTAGATTCATTTCCAAAAGTAATTCATTCGAAGGATTCTGCGAATGATTCAACAATATGCCGATCAAAGTCTCCAGTTCCATCTCCTTCTGAGCTGGCTTCGGCAGGCTTTTTTCACACCGGTTCTGGGGACGAAACTATCTGCCCTGCTTGTGGTTTGGGGTTACGTGATTGGCAGGCCACAGATCAACCTGAAGCGTGTCATATCGCATATTCGGCTGCCGCAACAGCTGCCATAGAAATGGGTTCGGGAGACGGACATTATCGCCCACCTATCCCGACTATACCATGTCTTTATCTTATTGTCCATCGTCTTCTTGTTTCCGAAATTCCTCTTGCTCGTAAGTCTTTGGTTCCGGTTGGACAAACGCAATCTGTCCGAGGTCTTCCTGGAGTAATCTCTCGGCCTGTAGTACATTTCACTGACCAATCTTCTCAAAACTCATCTTGTGAATATCCATCTTTGGCAGATAGACTATATGCGATAGCTCATATGATGACTGCGTCTCCAGCTCCTCAAGGGTGGCCAGTAGAAAATGCACGTGCTCTGGGTCATTCAGATGATTTAATTGTTCTTGCGTTGTGGCGTTTGCAAGCGGAAGCTGCTGGAATGGGGCTGGCGTGTCCACCAATAAAGTCAATCTATATTGATCCTCAAGCCACAACAGAGCTATTAAAAGCTATTTTAAGAGTTCAAGAAGGTTATGATATATCTTCTAAGAACAACCTCGAATTCTATCTGGATGCTTTCGACGAGGAAGAAGTACATTCCGCCGGTGAAACATTAAGTGAAGGCAATGAAGGTGACATCACGGCAGAAGATGCAGAGACAGCAGCTTTGTCACGGTGTCGTCGATATTTGCGACCACCGCAACAACAACAATTTAGTGACTCAACTTCATCTCCTCGTTCAGTTGAATCATATGGATTACAAATGAAAAAGATCCACCTTCCTCGTTTTTATCAGTTTCTCGTTTGGTGGTCTCATCGTTGGCCTGCAACTCATAACAATAATGCCCTGAAATAA